The Leptodactylus fuscus isolate aLepFus1 chromosome 1, aLepFus1.hap2, whole genome shotgun sequence nucleotide sequence taaatatggtTTATATTGGTTACATTCACTTTATTTTATCACTTTAAAGTGTAAGTTAACATTCCTgcatcttttgattttctggcagtatttgtgtctgcaagaccctaaaaacgaatatgcaaatcatacttaccgtgcacagtgggcggtttGTGCACTGCTTCACGTCATCCTTCGCTCACGCcgtcctctggtgtcttctctgGTGTCTActtagtatgctcagttccccttagaactacggtCGCGCATTTCAATTCAGCGCTTTGAACAGCTTGACCAGAAAACTCATGAAGTTTTCCTCTGGTAtttttgttaccattatatctacgggaaagcctctGCCatctctgtagatataattgacatgctgcaatttccaaaaccgtggcagttttgaaaatcgcagcgtatccgcgctgcggttttaaatgcaaagtgggcatgggatacgcatgaatcctatccactttgcagacaCTGTAAAACACCGTGAATTTTCCCGGGGGCGTTTCTGCTGCGGGTAAATCGTGGCATTACAAGCCTTAAAGTGCTTCCCCTGTTGACCTTTAAAAAAGTTCTTAGAGGTTACTTTTGGGTGGTGTACATCTTGGTGAGATACTGTTTAgtgctaaaattaactattagagggacagagggaaaccaaggtaaaGGAGATGGTGTGTtgaaaaatcaattacagaggtgagggaataggacagtgttcaggcaGAGCAACAAAAATCCTAAAAGCAAGGCAtcaaaactgaacacgcctcctgcaccacagcgtgCAAGCAGAAGGTGCAGAAGTTAGAACAGGTGTGGACGTAACACCAGGTTCAAGTATGGAGGTCTTGTGGTGAGGCCTTCTATCCTGCTTTTGCTATGGAGTGACAAACTGCCCTTACTGTGATGATTTGGGAGGCGGCCAACGTATATGACAGTTGGCCACTAGGAGTGAGCATATTTGCTGCTGTGTCAATATGAATGCCAAATATGTCGAAGCAGACCATGCTGATACTCCACCCTCCAACAGATAGCATACAGCTGTTTCTGTCTGATGTTTAAATTGTTTTTACTTGGAATTACATATTTATTGAATAAccaaataagggtaagttcacacagggttttttggaccaaaaaaccctgtgagaacttaccctaacagttaaaggggttgtcccatcacaaggatcctatctatactgcttgttaatgtgaatgtaagacttttcctaaatacattgctttagcaaaactgctttgtttgtccactgtatcactttattcattttttttttacacatcccttgacttatctggtcataagtcaagtgatgtatctgctgcactgaggggggagggaggaggggctaagtgcacgggagcgagcctggaggggggggggggtagtttacactttgggggaaggggccgccaatacagacccggcatccgctgtaatagagaggcggatgccggggacggttagacgtcagcacagatgcctgcaacattgcgatgctcctgccctgcatgaagccagcagctgcaagagcgatgctgctattccgggggggggggggggggggaggagcggaataacagcatcgctcctgcagctGTTGGctccatgcagggcaggagcatcgcgatgttgcaggcatctgtgccggcgtttaCACTCCCCggtatccgcctctctattacagcggatgccgggtttgtattcacatatgcaaagccaagcggcgagatgccgctggccctgcgtgcgcgctcatagaccagtctagccttcacaatgcgaatacagacccggcattcgctgtaagagagaggcggatgtcgggtctgtattcgcattgtgaaggctagactggtctatgagcgtgcacgcagggccagcggcatctcgctgctggctttgcatatgtaaccccgcccaccaatgacgcaacaatgccggaagaaagaagaatttacagcaacgaagactggtgagtatgcgacgtgggaatacccctttaagttttacaaTATATCCCTCATACCTACTTTTCATCTCTTTACCCTTTTCCTTTGGCAATTTTCCTTCCgttttttcaaccggacacaaagtcggacatccaggactttatgtctggttaaaaaaaaaactgtttagctgcggagaggcagaagacacacgcgggcggacactttgcaaacccgttcaagtgaatgggtttaaaaactgactgccggttttccatctcctgtccagtttcttggggtagtagacggaaaccagcaggattacctaaagtggagactgggtgctggtgtgaacctacccttagttaTACAGttgctattttgttttttaaatgctgTACATCACCTGTATATTAATGTAAAATGGTCTCAGTTGAGAAAAATGTCTAAAATCTAAAAACCATAGGACCTACCAGTGGAGGATATTTATACTGTGTTGCGTTACTGATATCAATAGGGTAAGTGCTTTGTTCATCTCCATCCCTTGCATTTACAAGCCGAATGAACAGTTCTGTATTttctaactaaaaagagaaaataaaagtataataatagcaaacaTCAGGTACTGCATGTAAGTAGCAAACAGATGGCAGATCTTGTTATTGTTGTCTTATTGTTGATTAATTTCATTTCTAgataacatatattatagatataggaCCTGaattattactatatgttaaatTATGGTTAGACACAGTAAATATATGATAGTTTTATGAAATGTTAGACTCATGTTTGCACCTGAGGGACTCCATTTAAGGATCCTGTTGTCAGGGATGGCTTAACAGGAAGGATCCGAATTGGAACTTTCCAATGTCCACTTATGACTCGATTCTGATAGTCAAATATGTCCACCTTCACCCATCCTCGTGGAACTAAGCGACTAACTTCTTGCCCATATGGATCATATCCACCAGATGCCTGCAATTCGATTATCAGCGATATATTTGGAGAAGGCCGTACCCTTAAATGAAAGTAAAAAATTATATGTAACTCACTCATCTTACTACTTATTCTGGCCTTATGTAATACAAGTTTTAAAtacaattatattatatcataGACCTTTAAAAAAGTCATTTGTTCTggcaataaaagggttttttccaTGCAAATAAAAATAGTTAAGGCTAAAAATTCCTCATTTACTTATTTATGttcacatagcattatataaataaggatatacagtgttggccaaaagtattggcgcccctgcaattctgtcagataattctcattttcttccagaaaatgattgcaagcatttattttgcttgcaatgaaaaaaaactaaagagaatgaaaaaaaaaaagtcaaatcattgatcattttacacaaaactccaaaaatgggccggacaaaagtataggcaccctcagcctaatacttggtaacaCAACCTTTAGGCAAAAtagctgcgaacaaccgcttccggtaaccatcaatgagtttcttacaatgctctgctggaattttagaccattcttctttggcaaactgctccaggtccctgagatgtgaagggtgccttctccaaactgccattttgagatctctccacaggtgttctatgggattcaggtctgggctcattgctggccactttagaagtctccagtgctttctctcaaaccattttctagtgctttttgaagtgtgttttgggtcattgtcctgctggaagacccatgacctctgagggagacccagctttctcacactgggcccaacattatgctgcaaaatttgttggtagtcttcagacttcataatgccatgcacatggtcaagcagtccagtgccagaggcagcaaagcaaccccaaaacatcagggaacctccaccatgtttgactgtagggaccgtgttcttttctttgaaggcctcttttttttccctgtaaactctatgttgatgccttttcccaaaaagctctacttttgtctcatctgaccagagaacattcttccaaaacgtttttggctttctcaggtaagttttggcaaactccagcctggcttttttatgtctctgggtaagaagtggggtcttcttgGGTATCTtatcatacagtcccttttcattcagacaccgaccgatagtacgggttgacactgttgtaccctcggactgcagggaagcttgaacttgtttggatgttagtcgaggttttttatccaccatccgcacaatcttgtgttgaaatctctcgtcaatttttcttttccatccacatctagggaggttagccacagtgtcataggctttaaacttcttgatgacactgtgcacggtagacacatgatcattcaggtctttggagatggacttgtagccttgagattgctcatgcttcctcacaattttgcctctcaagtcctcagacagttctttggtcttctttcttttctccatgctcaatgtggtacacacaaagacacaggacagaggttgagtcaactttaatccatttcaactggctgcaggtgtgatttagttattgccaccacctgttaggtgcctcaggtaagtaacaggtgctgttaattacacaaattagagaagcatcacatgatttttcaaacagtgccaatacttttgtccacccccttttttatgtttggtgtggaattatatccaatttggctttttgacaattctttttgtggttttccattgaagacaaattaaatgaagataataatagcaaagaatttgtgattgcaatcattttctggaagaaaatgagtattatctgacagaattgcaggggtgctaatacgtttggccaacactgtaatataCAATTACATATTGCAGAATAAAATGTAATTATGGCAACTGATGAACAATACCTACCTGGGAACAGCTTGCTTTGTAGACAGAATTGCTATATTTTGTCTTTTGCCGTGGTAAAACTTGGATAAAGAAGCATCACAATACACTGGTGGAAGGGTAGAAGGATTTCCCAGCTCTTGGCCTCCGCTGCACAGACTGATCATTAGTCTGCATACTCGGTAAGATGGATCAAGTCCAAGAAGATAGTCATAAAATACTACAAAACCAGAGCTGTAAATCAAGAACAAAATGATCAGCAAAGAAATCAAGGCAGCTAAACAGTCAAAAGCACAAAAATTCTTGAgctacattaataataataaaatataaagttatcactctcatccacaaggctctccataatgccgcacccccatacatttcctccctcatctctgtctaccgcccaacccgtgctctccgctcactcaatgacctaacacttacatcctgtattatcagaacctcccacgctcgtatacaagacttctcccgagctgcaccacttctctgaaatgctctaccccggacaatcagattaactcccaatttctacagtttcaaatgcaaactaaagacgcatcttttcagacaagcctatcacaatgtctaacgtaaacccttaaccctcctctgtccccgctcctacattaccccacatgatatgatgtcatctcaggataactttataggtccaagctccatccacatgttacaggacacgactggtgacggctcataaagtcttatgtttgtgtaatgacagtcacctctattacaaaagtgtctgacctctgcataagcaataccgcccttgctacctcttgtgtcaccccctctaccttatagattgtaagctcttgcgagcagggccctcagtcccattgtgtgaaatgattttctttgtaatgtatctgtctgtatttgaaccctacaaattgtacagcgctgcggaatatgttggcgctatataaataaaatgtattattgttattattattaataataaatgatTATTTGCACATTTACAATTAATTTTCACAGGCAGCGCATTGTCCTGTGCAATATGGGCTCTGCACTGGCCTGTGTTAATAGATGGTAGAGAATGAGTAATGATCAGCACACTTTTTACTGACCAGTGCTCTTTAAAAAACCTTACACAAGTTAGAAAAATTTTAGCTAAACTAAATCCTCTGATTCACCAAGAAGCATTAAAGTTACACCCAAGTCTATTCATATCCAAAATAAGTAATTCTGTCCCATAGTGTACTGTGTTGAGGAACATGAAATGCTGCATTCGGTGTACAGTATACTAGTAGTACTATATGTTCTGTTTTGTTAAAAGGCACTTCCCAAATTTGGCAGAGATTGCTAAAGTAGGTCTAAACACAGAAAGACtaaacattgcggaaacacagctttttatgttgcagattttgaagtgggttttttttttgcagcagaagccaagaatggctacaaaaggaatggaacatatgtaggaagctcttatacttctaccttctggtcAATGGTGATGGAAATTACCTGGAATACTTACATTGGATCATATGGAGCAGGTTCTAGTCCATGACTGAGATTTGAAAAATGTCTGCCAAGATTTGGAGTGTCGAGTTTGTTCATTTCCTGTAGCAGTTATAATAAATCATTGATTATTATCTTGGGTTTACTTACAGGTTCCTAATTCAATAACTGCATTAACACAAAGCACTGAAAGATACCATTGGATGAAGTATATCCAGCTGGGGTTTGACTCGCTGAGATGTTTTAGTGCGAGCTTTTAACTTCTGTATTTCCAGTTCTTGCTTTATCATTTCCAGCTCTGCATTAAGAGTCTTTATATTTTGTTGGGTTTGTTCCTTCACAAACCTGGGGAATTGAACGGTCCTCTCCACTTCTGCATATGGTATATCAAAATGTAAATGATCAAAGTAAAATCAGTAACATCACAATAAGTTTCTCATACACatatagagataaaaaaaaaactaaaatatttcAAACAGATGAACTCCAACTAATGTAatataccttatatactcgagtataagcgaacccgaatataagtcgaggcccctaattttaccaccaaaaactgggaaaacttattgactcgagtataagcctaagggtgcattcacactgagtaaacgctagcttattttgtagagtaaaattacacttgtaaattttgctatcccattgacttcaatgacattttacaggcgtatttttacaggcgtattttttacaggcgtattttttacaggcgtatttttacacttgtaaaaaaatatcattgaagtcaatgggatagcaaaatttacaagtgtaattttactctacaaaataagctagcgtttactcagtgtgaatgcaccctaagggggaaatgcagcagctactgaaaaatggtcggagtttttgggtgcagtagttgctgggtgctggggaaggggaggggatgttttggttgtctgtctgccccttccctgagcttgaggactgagttttttcccccccacttggaattcagtctggctgaatatagggtatctgcagtgctcctattaaccccttcccgacggaacaggagcactgcaaatcccctatattcagtagactgggcactttcagactcagggatacctaatgtgtatgtgtttcacagtcattttcttcttttatatgtattctagggaaaggcgtAACTTAGAACttatatttactttattttttattatattttttttaaagcttctttttttccactattttatgggagattctatacattactattgcagctggttatagaccccccccccccccaaaaaaaaaaaaaaaaaaaaaaaaaaaatttttttttttttttgcttgactcgagtataagccgaggggggctttttcagcacaaaaactgtgctgaaaaattcggcttatacttgagtatatacggtactgggATCTTTATTGCATTGTCATTTACACCTTAGAAGGTACTTGCTAGAAGTTTTTcaggatttccaaaactgcaaccacATGTATTTTCCTGccacgtgtggatgggattcgctaacgTTTACATCACATGGGGCCTCGGCCATAAAAAGAACTGTATTTAATCTCTAAGTAATAGGAAAAGTGTGGAAAATAAAGATTTGTTTGTGCATTATATGTAAAACTTAAATGCAAGTTATTGAATTACATGAAATTTACAAATTCAATATAAACTCTTCATAAATTGTAACACCAAGAAGATAAAGTCTTGAGATTTTAGAACTCACAGAACCAATAGACATGTTAATAATATGCAGATGATAACAAATTGAAATACATTGATTTATTCAGTAATTTGTATGAGTGCCATATGCAGAAATACACGTTTATATGCCTTGGCGTTCTATCAATGAAGGTATTAATTGTTGTCTCGGGAATGTTATGCCACACTCCTCATGTATTACTAACATGCTTTCAAGATCAATCTCCATCTATTGTTACGTCCGGGACAAAAGAgggactcatcactgtagaggatagatctccattccagACTCTATGGTCGTCCTGCTGTTAACTATGATAGCCTTTGAGAGTGGTGGCACGAGGTCAATGGAACACCTGTATCTGGATGTCTGTTTCATAGGCCAATTCATGCAAACACCTTCTGATGGTTTGTGTTGACACTGTTTGCCACCCTAGTCTTAAGATGTGACTTGCTGTCCAGAATGGATTCAGGgtctatctatgctgctgtaacacactgaatttccccatggtgggactattagaaGATTATCTTATCTATGTTTTAATCAGGCAATCTGCGTAGTGGTTTGCCTCTATGCacttcttgctgtcattccagttcCTCATTGTTCACCCAACTACCAGGACACACAGTGTTGAACAGTGCTGACATCTTGGCCTAGGTATGTAGTGATCTGCTGAAATAATATACCAGTCTCAAGGATTCTGAACCTTTCAGTTTGCAACAAATGGCAATAAATGGCACACTGACGAATGCAGGCATCTCACGATCATCCCACTTGTCTTGGTCTGATTTTTGAGGTTTTATgcagataaaaaaacaaacaaataaaacaacAACTTTGCTTTCAATCTGACTCTTAATCCCTGCCACAACTCATAGATTGGATTGAGGTGCTTGAAAATGTGATCATCTGCAGATTTTAGCAATTCTTGCCACCTCCTTGATTTGCAAAACTTTTCAGCTTGTCCTGCTTGGTGTTTCAATTTCAAATATTGAGGATTgtaacatatttttatttatttatttttttaaatataaggtTAGTTTATCTTTGTAAGTTATATGATTCATTTTATTTATAGCTGGATCTGTTGCACTGCTGGTTTAGGACAGCTTAAATCCTGGGTTAAACATGCAGTTTATTATCTACTGTAACTAGGAGATGCCTTGCCCATGTTTATATATACTATAACAACCGTTTCACTTATTACACCACTCTTACTTAAAACATTAAAGTGCATTAGCCTGCATTAGTCACTGTGTGCAAATATACTGTGGCAGAAACACTAATACTTTTTCAGAATCTCTTTTTCATTCACACTACAAATATATTGGTCAACAGCCAATAGACAGCTCCAAGGAAAACATTTATATATCAAAACTCTTCTGCATGTAAATTAAAGAATTATGCCTTTAATACTGAGAAATGGACTTGAATTGTGTGTGTTCAAATCAGGAAGTATTTAAGGTTCCAACTGTGAAAAGGGCTGTGAGTGCTAGACAATTGAGCTATAGCATCCCCAAAATGACAGGTCTTGATGCATGTTCAGTATGTAGTGGCTAGTATCTGCCAAAAGTGGTCAAATTAAGTAGAACTGGTGAATTAGTGGCATGGTCATTGGTCCCAAGGTTCAGCGATGCAAGCGGGGACTGATCTCATATAATAGCATCTTTAGTAGAGATTACTGAAAACTTAGTGCTGGCTATGATAGATAGGTGTCCGTACATAGGGATGCATAGCCACGACCAGTTAGAGTGCCCATGCTAACACTTGTTCCCTGCCAAAACTGCCTGAAGTGACATGCAAGCATCACTCTGGACTATGTAAAAATGGAAAAAGGTGGTCTAAATAATCAcattttatactacataatgtggaCAGACAAGTATTATATGTGTGCATTAGTTATCGGGGAATGAGATCACACCTTGATACACTGTGGGAAGAAGGTAAGCTGGGTAAGGCAGTGCTTTGGGCTGTGTTCTGTTGGGAAACTTTTTGTTCTGTCATTCACTTTTATGTGACAAGTGATAAGTATCAGCTAAACAGTGAAGGAGACCAAGCATACTCCTTTAAAATGGTGTGCCGATATGGCAGTGGCTTCTTTTGGCTGGATAATCAGCACTGCcacactgcagcaaaatttgatcCTAAATGGTTAAACAATGTTACAAAGAGTTTAAGGTATTGACTTGGGGAGGGAGGGTCGAAATTCCCCAGATATTAAAATGTTTAAGCATCTGTGGGATGTGAGCCACAGAAGCCAACCTCAGAACTCATAGGATTTAAAATATTCGCTGCTAACGTCTTGGATCAAGATTCCACTAGACTACTTGAGAGGTCTAGGGATGTTATAGTTGCTTTGTAAATATGAGGCTGAGCTACTCAATATTAGGTGGGTGGTTTAATGGTATACACAAAATATATGCTAAATTATGCTAACATACTAgttttatatctatctattaaaCCTTATCAGTGAGAATATAAATTAGATGGAGGTGGTCTGTGACTTGTGCAGACACAGCCCTACTAATAATTTATCCTGTCTACAAATATCACAATAATTGATGTGAATGGCTGGATTAGGATTCTCAGGAGACACTAACGTATAATATAGCTAGTAATATAGCTCATAATAGATATCCCCTATCCTACTTGAGCAACAAGAGCAGTGTTCCCAGGAATGAAGATCATATACATCCAGACGGTCGGCATCTACCATAACTCTGCAAGGATATAATACAACAAACGAACAGCACTCTAAAATTTATTTATTCCAGCTCCTCTTAGAGTTAGAGGACCCTTCTcatgcatatgtggttttatatacccccgtggtggagatatcagtgccattagtttcagcaccgatctctccccactgtcagaagggcgctcctgacagtctagtgtcatcactgggctgtgaggaatgccccctctgacagtacaaggctatgttagagtacttTTAAAGGGAAGGggtggcattcctcacagccagaCTGACAGTGAGGAGTGATCTGTGCCGAAATTAACGACATTGATATCTCCAgctccggggcacataatggaaagctgactgaattcagcgcactgtcagctttctagtggtatatgaaACCGCATAtaaatgaggacatgaaaggtactctttaagctCCTACACAAGACATTGCAGCTGCAGGAACTGGGAGGCAGCTGTTACAACAGCCACACATCCCAGACAGAAGGCAAGGACAATTTATTACTGTTCCTGCTTTTGCaatcgctgtatatacagctataggAGACACTATGTTGCAGCTTTCCCGCTGGCCTATTGGTCATGTGATCCTCTGGTGGCTGTGAAACATATGAGTTGCAGAGTTGTATAAGACCAAGATAAGCTCTGCAGTTCATGTTAGGGGAACAAAATTTGTGTTGggaaagaggaaaaaaatcaaacaaagtaTTATAATTGAAGTATTAGGATAGGGCACCAAGCAAGGTAACTAAAATATCTCTTGCTACGAATGAATATGATGTTATTATTACACTTCGACAACAGGCTTTAAGTCCCTTTGTAACATAACTCTGTTGAGTCTAGAAACATGTTAAAGATTATTTGCTCCACTTCTAAATAAGAAAAATCTCTTGGTTGTCATTTTTCACAAGCTTTTTAAGGATTGTAAAATAGCTCTGATTGGTTCCTATGATCAAGAAAACCCAGTTCttgttatttatatatttgtcAAGTGACAGGCAAAATCTTACATGGCGATTGCTATCACAATTATTGCACTATAAAAAGTGTATGCTGAGTATCGGAATAAATGGTATTATACATGGTATTATATTTATCATTGTGGATTTTAAAAATAAGACAAGAATTTCTTAATACTTTCTAGAAATTGAAACAAGTATCAGGTATCCCCTTCTTTGAATTGTAAGGTAGAAaggaaaggttttttttatttttattttttttatgcagattgtgagtccacatagagctcacaatgtacattttttcctatcagtatgtctttggaatatgggatggaaatccatgcaaacacaggaagaacacacaaactccttgcagatggttttttgcccttggcgggatttgaacaccaagactccagcgctgcaaggctgcagtgctaaccattgagccgtGTGGCCCCTAGGTAGAAAGGAAAGTTGACAGAACTTTACATATATTGAGCTGTTTTGAAGATTTCATTGATCTGtatgcacagtatacagctcttTCTAACTATTCAAACAGACACAACCTCAGTTGCAGTTTATGAGGCATGCTCTTAGGGATTTCATTCGTAAGTATTTTCAGGGGAAAACTGAAAAgcatatgtcataaatgtcagaTAGAGGTGGGTACCTGAGGTCGGACCTGTATCTCTCTGAGAAATGCAGTCCCAGACACCTGTCTCATGATGGGAACAAGTAGAGTGTACACTGTGCATGCTTACTTTTACAGGACTGCCAAGACTACATGAATCTCAATACGTGTGGCAAAAGTCCCATAAAGATGGagagaggtgtgtgtgtgtgtgcaaccATGCGACAGGGGTTAGGGTCCCCCATTCTCCAGATGTCTGTGGTAATGCCATAAATCTCTCAGATGAGAATACCCTTCAAAATGTTGTTAATACTTCTGTATTTCCTAATGTACTGCTTAGAATAACTGGGAATTATAAATGATAGAATTTCACATTTAGGATTCTGCCTCCCTATGACTATGGAGAGAAGCCACACCATACCTCCATTTGTTGTTCTGGGAATCCTGGTCTTTCTTTGCCTTTGAAGCTGAAGTTTGAAGAGTTCATCTTCTAGTTGCTGATTTTCAATTTCAAGAGTAACTAATTTTTCATTCAAGTCCCATTTTGTGTTTGTGTGTCCTTCTAAGTATGGAAGAATTCAATATAAAATGCAATGACAAATCTCACATCTTCTATGAGAAAAACAAAAGGATTTCCACCCAATTGGTGa carries:
- the LOC142212216 gene encoding coiled-coil domain-containing protein 17-like, whose product is MTDLLRCPSCNMTFKSSLLLQKHREKFCIGGDIGKVRETHTPQDMVTRLKNYRRNKDDQLQHDKDKKLNDHNAMLHSSEETDLLKMNGIGTPESRTKDKDTQLRYLAEAHSKQISEIMSQNRLLEKQRDDIVQRLNEITARSKNTSYLEKMIRHLSAQEQKNEQLLTTMKQQIDLLQTEAIKRGISRMHSEPPVSRKVERAALHQPFVPIYGGGSLTSEISMLRMTYLRNGGNDQVILANLQDLLTEAQLIEQREKRAHLIRKKKNKKGHTNTKWDLNEKLVTLEIENQQLEDELFKLQLQRQRKTRIPRTTNGEVERTVQFPRFVKEQTQQNIKTLNAELEMIKQELEIQKLKARTKTSQRVKPQLDILHPMEMNKLDTPNLGRHFSNLSHGLEPAPYDPISGFVVFYDYLLGLDPSYRVCRLMISLCSGGQELGNPSTLPPVYCDASLSKFYHGKRQNIAILSTKQAVPRVRPSPNISLIIELQASGGYDPYGQEVSRLVPRGWVKVDIFDYQNRVISGHWKVPIRILPVKPSLTTGSLNGVPQLENTELFIRLVNARDGDEQSTYPIDISNATQYKYPPLTAAYFHPEELTLPSPYYASPYIFSNVQPIYGDNVDSPPSRDTILTQ